In Paenibacillus kyungheensis, the following are encoded in one genomic region:
- a CDS encoding ASCH domain-containing protein, whose translation MRAVTIRQPWATLIAIGEKRFETRSWATKHRGEIAIHAGKAIDKKACEDPAIKIILTKHGYMTPGDLPTGAIIATGMLIDCWQSFTQEDQVILESAGRMRSITDFEEQVGDYTEGRYAWELDQMKRLQNPVPAKGYLSLWHWEKSSI comes from the coding sequence ATGAGAGCAGTCACGATCAGACAACCATGGGCAACATTGATTGCTATCGGAGAAAAAAGATTTGAAACTCGTAGTTGGGCAACCAAACATCGCGGAGAAATAGCGATTCATGCTGGCAAAGCCATAGATAAAAAAGCTTGTGAAGATCCAGCTATAAAAATCATATTGACCAAGCATGGATATATGACGCCAGGTGATCTTCCGACAGGAGCTATTATTGCCACAGGAATGTTAATCGATTGCTGGCAGTCTTTTACACAGGAAGATCAGGTAATTCTAGAATCGGCAGGAAGAATGAGATCAATTACAGATTTTGAAGAACAAGTAGGGGATTATACGGAAGGCCGTTACGCGTGGGAATTGGATCAAATGAAAAGATTGCAAAATCCTGTACCTGCTAAAGGATATTTGAGTCTTTGGCATTGGGAAAAAAGTAGCATTTAA